The following coding sequences lie in one Streptococcus suis genomic window:
- a CDS encoding D-alanine--D-alanine ligase, with translation MSKETLILLYGGRSAEREVSVLSAESVMRAINYDKFFVKTYFITQTGDFVKTQEFSQTPSADEKLMTNATIVEEQKIRPSDIYEEKAVVFPVLHGPMGEDGSIQGFLEVLRMPYVGTNILSSSVAMDKITTKRVLESAGISQVPYVAVIEGENIDDKIAEIEEKLTYPVFVKPANMGSSVGISKAEDLAGLRKALDLAFKYDSRVLVEQGVNAREIEVGLLGNADVKTTLPGEVVKDVAFYDYDAKYIDNKITMEIPAKIDESIMDTMRDNAAKAFRAIGGCGLSRCDFFLAEDGDIFLNELNTMPGFTQWSMYPLLWDNMGLAYPDLIEELVRLAKEMFEKRESHLI, from the coding sequence ATGTCAAAAGAAACCTTGATTTTACTATATGGTGGGCGTTCTGCAGAGCGTGAGGTGTCTGTTCTGTCTGCCGAAAGCGTCATGCGTGCCATCAACTATGATAAATTTTTTGTCAAAACCTATTTCATCACGCAAACTGGTGACTTTGTAAAGACGCAAGAGTTTTCTCAAACACCGTCTGCCGATGAAAAACTCATGACAAACGCGACGATTGTTGAAGAGCAAAAAATCCGTCCGAGCGATATTTATGAAGAAAAGGCGGTTGTTTTCCCTGTTCTTCATGGCCCAATGGGAGAAGACGGATCTATTCAAGGCTTCTTGGAAGTGCTTCGTATGCCGTATGTTGGTACCAATATCTTGTCTTCCAGCGTTGCCATGGACAAAATCACTACCAAGCGTGTTCTTGAATCAGCAGGAATCTCCCAAGTACCTTATGTGGCAGTTATCGAGGGTGAAAATATCGACGATAAGATTGCAGAGATTGAAGAAAAATTGACTTATCCGGTCTTTGTAAAACCAGCTAATATGGGATCAAGTGTCGGTATCTCAAAAGCCGAGGATTTAGCTGGCTTGCGTAAGGCGCTTGATTTGGCCTTCAAGTATGACAGCCGTGTCCTCGTTGAGCAGGGGGTTAATGCGCGTGAGATTGAGGTTGGTCTTTTGGGAAATGCTGACGTGAAAACGACACTTCCTGGCGAAGTAGTCAAAGACGTTGCTTTTTATGACTACGATGCCAAATACATCGACAACAAAATCACCATGGAAATCCCAGCTAAGATTGATGAGTCTATCATGGACACCATGCGGGACAATGCTGCCAAGGCCTTCCGTGCTATCGGTGGTTGTGGCCTTTCTCGCTGTGATTTCTTCCTGGCTGAAGACGGAGACATCTTCCTCAATGAGCTCAACACCATGCCAGGCTTTACTCAGTGGTCTATGTATCCACTCCTTTGGGATAATATGGGCTTGGCTTACCCAGACTTGATTGAAGAGCTTGTTCGTTTGGCCAAGGAAATGTTTGAAAAACGTGAAAGTCATTTGATTTAA
- a CDS encoding peroxiredoxin, translated as MYQTTVKGEGLFQAVSQGYGEPVHTFGVTEQGETPVSLVNIGLAACITMCVQGYYASQVGNKTMPVQVESRLDNQRFEVLIGIGESVSAQKQKEILAYVEKKCKVKALLREDLKFETSFYVLESVE; from the coding sequence ATGTATCAAACGACAGTAAAAGGGGAAGGTCTGTTTCAGGCAGTTTCTCAAGGTTATGGTGAACCAGTTCATACCTTTGGTGTAACAGAGCAGGGAGAAACTCCTGTAAGTCTTGTGAACATTGGCTTAGCTGCCTGTATCACCATGTGTGTACAGGGCTACTATGCCAGCCAAGTAGGCAATAAAACCATGCCTGTTCAGGTGGAGAGTCGCTTGGACAATCAGCGTTTTGAAGTGTTGATTGGAATTGGAGAGTCGGTTTCAGCGCAAAAGCAGAAAGAGATTCTTGCCTATGTGGAAAAGAAATGTAAAGTCAAAGCTCTTTTGAGGGAAGACTTGAAGTTTGAGACAAGTTTTTATGTCTTAGAAAGTGTGGAGTAG
- a CDS encoding recombination protein RecR, whose amino-acid sequence MLYPTPIAKLIDSYSKLPGIGIKTATRLAFYTIGMEDDVVNEFAKNLLAAKRDLSYCSICGNLTDQDPCAICQDSTRDQSTILIVEDSRDVTALENIQEYHGLYHVLHGLISPMNGIGPDDINLKTLLTRLMDNEVTEVIVATNATADGEATSMYISRVLKPAGIKVTRLARGLAVGSDIEYADEVTLLRAIENRTEL is encoded by the coding sequence ATGCTTTACCCTACACCTATTGCCAAGTTAATTGATAGCTATTCTAAATTGCCAGGTATCGGTATAAAAACGGCTACCCGTTTAGCTTTTTATACTATTGGCATGGAGGATGATGTCGTTAATGAGTTTGCAAAAAATTTATTGGCAGCCAAGCGAGACCTATCTTATTGCTCTATTTGTGGTAATTTGACGGATCAGGACCCCTGTGCCATTTGCCAGGACTCAACGCGAGACCAATCTACTATTTTGATTGTAGAGGATAGTCGAGATGTTACAGCCTTGGAAAATATTCAAGAATACCACGGTCTTTATCATGTCTTGCATGGCTTGATTTCTCCCATGAATGGTATCGGACCAGATGATATTAATCTGAAAACCCTCCTCACTCGCCTGATGGACAATGAGGTGACAGAGGTGATTGTGGCGACCAATGCAACAGCAGATGGAGAGGCTACATCCATGTATATCTCACGAGTCCTCAAACCTGCGGGAATCAAAGTAACCCGACTAGCTCGTGGCTTAGCGGTAGGCAGTGATATTGAATATGCAGATGAAGTGACCCTGTTGAGGGCTATTGAAAATCGTACAGAGCTATAG
- a CDS encoding penicillin-binding protein has product MNKRTNKSIEHDGNFIAIRLNILFSIVIFLFLILILRLADMQIVNHDFYRNKLLTASQKIISTGSVRGQIYDAKGTPLVENQIQQVVSFTRSNKMTAQEMKEVANKLLQWVTVSDVNITRRDKADYYLADTEVYQQVVENLPKDKRYDSDGNYLEESTIYSNAVDSLTDDLLQYSDEESKAIELFKQMNGATYFSTVNLVTDALSAEQVAYIVANEDQLPGISTTNNWDRSILPTSLSSIIGTVTSEQAGLPAEDAEYYLSKGYSSNDRVGTAYLEKQYEEVLQGQREKKQINLDRNGNVESIETIQEGQQGNNIKLTIDLAFQDGVNAILKKYFESELATGSALYSEGVYAVALEPSTGAVLAMSGYSHEKGAGSITEDALGTITSVFTPGSIVKGATISSGWENGVISGNQVQLDEPIYFAGSAPITSWWAYGSFNIDATEALEYSSNAYMVKIALGLLGQTYSANMYLNDGDTLTNAMTKLRSTFAEYGLGASTGIDLPLESIGFLPEEYSTANFITNAFGQFDNYTPMQMAQYAATIANNGTRISPHLVEGIYGNNAQGGLGELIETVSGKEMNQVNISAEEMSLLRQGFYQVVNGSGRFNTGSAIGRGAAVTISAKTGRAETYTTTASGDVVTAVNTNVVAYAPSDNPQIAVAVVLPNLTNQSSTTTNTITQEIINLYQSLHPMN; this is encoded by the coding sequence ATGAATAAACGAACGAATAAATCTATTGAGCATGATGGAAATTTTATTGCAATTCGACTAAACATTTTGTTTTCAATCGTCATTTTTTTATTTCTGATTCTTATTTTGCGTCTAGCTGATATGCAGATTGTTAATCATGATTTTTACCGCAATAAATTATTAACCGCCAGTCAAAAAATAATCAGTACGGGTTCAGTTCGTGGTCAGATTTATGATGCTAAAGGAACCCCCTTAGTTGAAAACCAAATTCAACAAGTAGTATCCTTTACACGGTCAAATAAAATGACGGCCCAGGAAATGAAGGAAGTAGCAAATAAATTATTGCAATGGGTCACTGTTTCGGATGTCAATATTACTCGTCGGGACAAGGCAGATTATTATTTGGCTGATACTGAAGTTTATCAACAGGTAGTCGAGAATTTGCCAAAAGATAAGCGATATGACTCAGACGGGAATTATTTAGAAGAGTCAACGATTTATTCGAACGCAGTAGACAGTCTCACAGATGATTTATTACAATATTCAGATGAAGAAAGTAAGGCCATCGAATTATTTAAGCAGATGAATGGAGCTACTTATTTTTCAACAGTAAATTTAGTAACGGATGCCTTATCTGCTGAACAAGTTGCTTATATTGTTGCCAATGAGGATCAACTCCCTGGGATTTCTACAACTAATAACTGGGATAGATCGATTTTGCCAACCTCACTTAGTTCCATAATTGGAACTGTAACGAGTGAACAGGCCGGTTTACCTGCTGAAGATGCGGAATACTATCTCTCTAAGGGCTACTCATCAAATGACCGTGTGGGAACTGCCTACCTCGAGAAACAATATGAAGAAGTCTTGCAAGGTCAACGTGAGAAAAAACAAATCAACCTAGATCGAAACGGAAATGTCGAAAGTATTGAGACAATCCAAGAAGGACAGCAGGGCAATAATATTAAACTGACTATTGATTTAGCCTTCCAAGATGGAGTCAATGCTATTTTGAAAAAATACTTTGAAAGTGAGCTGGCTACTGGTAGTGCACTTTACTCGGAAGGAGTTTATGCAGTCGCATTGGAACCTTCAACAGGTGCGGTGCTTGCCATGTCTGGATACAGTCATGAAAAAGGAGCAGGTAGTATAACAGAAGATGCCCTCGGTACTATTACAAGTGTTTTCACACCAGGTTCCATCGTCAAAGGAGCGACAATCAGCTCTGGTTGGGAAAATGGAGTTATCAGTGGCAATCAAGTGCAGTTAGACGAACCAATCTATTTTGCAGGTTCAGCACCAATTACATCTTGGTGGGCCTATGGTAGTTTTAATATTGATGCGACAGAGGCTCTAGAATATTCTTCTAACGCCTACATGGTTAAGATTGCTTTGGGACTACTTGGTCAGACCTACTCAGCTAACATGTATTTGAATGATGGCGATACATTGACAAATGCCATGACTAAGCTTCGTTCGACTTTTGCAGAGTATGGTTTAGGTGCGTCAACAGGTATTGACCTTCCACTCGAATCTATAGGATTTTTACCGGAAGAGTATTCGACAGCCAATTTTATTACCAACGCTTTTGGACAGTTTGATAACTATACACCGATGCAGATGGCACAGTATGCAGCGACCATTGCGAATAACGGGACACGGATTTCTCCACACCTCGTTGAGGGAATTTATGGGAATAATGCCCAAGGTGGTTTGGGAGAATTAATTGAAACCGTATCTGGTAAGGAGATGAATCAGGTTAATATTTCCGCTGAGGAAATGTCTCTTCTTCGTCAAGGTTTCTACCAAGTTGTCAATGGTAGTGGGCGCTTTAATACAGGTAGTGCTATCGGTCGTGGTGCGGCCGTGACCATCAGTGCCAAGACTGGTAGAGCCGAAACCTATACAACGACAGCTTCTGGTGATGTGGTTACTGCGGTCAATACCAACGTTGTTGCTTATGCGCCTAGTGATAATCCTCAAATTGCGGTAGCAGTTGTCCTACCAAACTTGACCAATCAAAGTTCAACAACTACTAATACAATTACTCAAGAAATTATCAATCTATATCAATCACTTCACCCAATGAATTAA
- a CDS encoding UDP-N-acetylmuramoyl-tripeptide--D-alanyl-D-alanine ligase — MKLTLHEVAQVLGAKNDISLYPDTALNKVEFDSRLITEGDLFVPLKGARDGHDFIPVAFENGCAVTLSEVSLDVPHILVENCLAALQQLAAYYLEKTGVEVIAVTGSNGKTTTKDMIHDVLATTYKTYKTQGNYNNEIGLPYTVLHMPDDTEKLVLEMGQDHLGDIHLLSEIAKPSLSVITLFGEAHLEFFGSRAEIAKGKLQIADGMEPGSKLLIPADPIADKLLPSHVELIRFGEQADLQVTSLVESKDSLTFTVNFMDGDIFLPVTGKYNATNAIVASYVGKTLGVPDEAIKSALAGLNLTRNRTEWKKAANGADILSDVYNANPTAMRLILETFSSIPANEGGKKIAVLADMKELGSQSVDLHNQMILSLSPDLLDTVIFYGQDIEGLAQLASQMFPIGKVYFFRKNAEQDQFEDLVKQVRESLGKEDQILFKGSNSMNLGKVVEEIEK; from the coding sequence ATGAAATTAACCCTACACGAAGTCGCTCAGGTCTTGGGCGCAAAAAATGATATTAGTCTTTATCCTGATACAGCCCTTAACAAGGTCGAGTTTGACAGTCGCCTGATTACAGAAGGGGATCTTTTTGTTCCCCTCAAGGGAGCGCGTGACGGTCATGACTTTATTCCTGTGGCTTTTGAAAATGGCTGTGCGGTAACCCTGTCTGAAGTCAGCCTTGATGTTCCTCACATTCTAGTAGAGAACTGCTTGGCTGCGCTTCAACAATTAGCGGCCTACTACCTAGAGAAAACAGGGGTAGAAGTCATTGCCGTAACAGGATCAAACGGTAAAACGACCACCAAGGACATGATTCACGATGTTCTGGCGACGACTTACAAGACTTACAAGACACAAGGCAACTACAACAACGAAATTGGTCTACCTTACACCGTCCTCCACATGCCTGATGATACAGAAAAACTGGTCTTGGAAATGGGCCAAGACCACTTGGGAGACATTCATCTTCTATCCGAAATTGCCAAACCAAGTCTGTCAGTAATTACTCTATTTGGCGAAGCGCATCTGGAATTTTTCGGCTCACGAGCAGAGATTGCCAAAGGAAAATTACAAATTGCAGATGGAATGGAGCCAGGTAGTAAACTCTTGATCCCAGCAGATCCGATTGCGGATAAGCTCTTGCCGAGCCATGTAGAACTCATTCGTTTCGGTGAGCAGGCTGATTTGCAGGTGACCAGTCTGGTCGAGTCAAAAGATAGCCTGACCTTCACCGTCAATTTTATGGACGGCGACATTTTCCTCCCAGTGACAGGTAAGTATAACGCGACCAATGCTATAGTGGCAAGCTATGTGGGCAAGACCTTGGGTGTGCCTGATGAGGCAATTAAGTCAGCCCTAGCTGGTCTGAACTTGACCCGCAATCGTACCGAGTGGAAGAAGGCAGCAAACGGAGCAGATATTCTCAGTGATGTCTACAACGCCAACCCAACGGCTATGCGCTTGATTTTGGAAACTTTCTCTAGTATTCCAGCCAATGAAGGCGGCAAGAAAATCGCCGTTTTGGCAGATATGAAAGAATTGGGGAGCCAGTCCGTCGATCTCCACAATCAGATGATTCTGAGCCTGTCGCCTGATCTGCTAGACACCGTCATTTTCTACGGTCAGGACATTGAAGGTCTGGCCCAGTTGGCTAGTCAGATGTTCCCAATAGGAAAAGTCTATTTCTTTAGGAAAAATGCAGAGCAGGACCAATTTGAAGATCTGGTTAAACAGGTTAGGGAAAGTCTAGGAAAAGAGGACCAAATCCTCTTTAAAGGCTCTAATTCCATGAATCTTGGAAAAGTGGTTGAAGAAATAGAAAAGTAG
- a CDS encoding transposase, which yields MGRKFSLKKKLTYPVETETITYKRKKAKGVRQAIFSQFTPEIVHHELQGEDCTCPDCHGQLKEIGSTVQRQELVFIPAQLKRIDHVQHAYKCQACSQKNLSDKIIKAPIPKAPLAHSLGSASIIAHTIHQKFNLKVPNYRQEEDWNKLGLPISRKEIANWHIKSSQYYFEPIYNLLHEKLLEQPILHADETSYKVLENDSQLTFYWTFLSGKHEKKGITLYHHDKRRSGLVVEEVLGDYAGYVHCDMWSAYRQLDKAQLVGCWAHVRRKFFEATPKKTDKTSLGAKGLAYCDRLFALENDWTDLSTEERLHKRQTELAPLMDEFFDWCRNQAVLPGSKLGTAIEYSLKYETTFRTVLSDGDLVLSNNMAERAMKTLVMGRKNWLFSQSFEGAKSTAIILSLLETAKRHGLDAEKYMTYLLEHLPNEETLAKKEVLEAYLPWAENIQEKCK from the coding sequence TTGGGGAGGAAATTCTCCCTGAAGAAGAAGCTGACTTACCCAGTTGAAACAGAAACGATTACCTATAAACGCAAGAAAGCTAAGGGAGTTCGTCAGGCTATTTTCAGCCAATTCACTCCAGAGATAGTGCATCACGAATTGCAAGGCGAAGATTGTACCTGTCCAGACTGTCATGGTCAATTAAAGGAGATTGGTTCAACTGTTCAACGACAAGAGTTGGTCTTCATTCCTGCACAATTAAAGCGGATTGACCATGTTCAACACGCATACAAGTGTCAGGCATGTAGTCAGAAGAATCTGAGCGATAAGATTATCAAGGCTCCCATTCCTAAGGCACCTTTGGCACACAGCTTGGGTTCAGCCTCTATCATTGCCCACACCATTCACCAGAAGTTCAATCTGAAGGTGCCCAATTACCGTCAGGAAGAGGATTGGAACAAGCTCGGTCTGCCCATCAGTCGCAAGGAAATAGCCAATTGGCACATCAAGTCTAGTCAGTATTATTTCGAACCGATTTATAACCTGTTGCACGAGAAATTGTTGGAGCAGCCTATTCTCCATGCGGATGAAACCTCCTACAAGGTCTTAGAAAATGATAGCCAGTTGACCTTCTACTGGACTTTCTTGTCTGGGAAGCATGAGAAAAAGGGCATCACCCTCTATCATCATGACAAACGACGGAGTGGCTTGGTTGTGGAGGAAGTTCTTGGGGACTATGCGGGCTATGTACATTGTGACATGTGGTCAGCCTATCGGCAGTTAGACAAGGCTCAGCTGGTTGGCTGTTGGGCTCATGTCAGAAGAAAATTCTTTGAGGCGACTCCTAAGAAGACAGACAAGACTTCTTTAGGAGCCAAGGGCTTAGCCTATTGCGACCGCCTGTTTGCCTTGGAGAATGACTGGACTGACTTGTCTACTGAGGAGCGGCTGCATAAACGGCAGACAGAGTTGGCTCCCTTGATGGACGAGTTCTTTGATTGGTGTCGCAATCAGGCTGTCTTGCCAGGTTCCAAATTGGGCACTGCAATAGAGTATAGCCTCAAATACGAAACCACCTTCCGAACCGTTCTCTCGGATGGCGATTTAGTCCTGTCCAACAATATGGCTGAGAGGGCTATGAAGACCTTGGTGATGGGACGTAAAAATTGGCTGTTCTCTCAAAGCTTTGAGGGGGCCAAGTCGACAGCTATCATTTTGAGTCTTTTAGAAACTGCTAAACGACACGGTCTTGATGCAGAGAAATATATGACCTATCTTCTAGAACACTTACCTAACGAAGAGACGCTCGCAAAAAAAGAAGTTCTGGAGGCTTATTTACCATGGGCTGAAAATATTCAAGAAAAGTGCAAATAG
- a CDS encoding ATPase yields the protein MNKQIKGLSTKEVQERIQNQQTNHFKTKTSASNWEIFRRNVFTSFNALNFAIFLALLAVQAWSNLFFFGVIVLNAVSGMLTEWRARRMIDKLNLMNKDFIRVVRDSETISIAPEDIVLDDVLLLSAGEQVPSDAIVLEGIAEANEAMLTGESDLIVKNTGAELLSGSYLVSGQIYAKVIHVGAENYANKLMLEAKTHKPIVSRILYNMDKIAKFTGKIIIPFGLALFLEAFFIKLLPLKDSVITSSTALLGMLPKGIALLTITSLLTAVIKLGMKNVLVQEMYSVETLARVDVLCLDKTGTITQGKMTVENLLPLTNHYSLDTIQQILATYIQTSEDTNSTAQAIRKEYGDLKHHYKASHIIPFSSDRKWGAMTIENIGHIFLGAPEMLLTQNPPSVSEAQARGSRVLILALSQQSLPSSQNQLPENIEPLALLEIADPIREDAAETLAYLRSQEVTLKIISGDNPVTVSHIAKEAGFADYDSYINCSKVDDEELIARAETTAIFGRVSPHQKKLLIQTLKAQGHTTAMTGDGVNDILALREADCSIVMAEGDPATRQIANLVLLDSEFRDIPEILFEGRRVVNNISHIAPIFLIKTIYSFLLGLICIASIALGKAEYLLVFPFIQVQMTLIGQFVEGFPPFILTFERNIRPVEKHFLRKSLLLALPNALMVVLSVLIFHLMQVFGYLNLHDMQTLSYYVLGSTGLLAVIRACLPLTKARLALIIYSVFGFFISSHFLHGLIEIHPLNSHTLPIYSGLMLIFIPVFFWISHKQGAFKN from the coding sequence ATGAACAAACAAATAAAAGGTTTATCAACCAAGGAAGTACAAGAACGTATTCAAAACCAGCAAACCAATCATTTTAAGACAAAGACCAGTGCCAGTAATTGGGAAATCTTCAGACGAAATGTGTTTACATCTTTTAACGCACTCAATTTTGCCATTTTCTTAGCCTTACTAGCTGTACAGGCATGGTCCAACCTTTTCTTCTTCGGAGTTATTGTCCTCAACGCTGTTTCAGGAATGCTGACAGAATGGCGAGCACGACGAATGATTGACAAACTCAACCTGATGAACAAGGATTTTATCCGAGTTGTTCGCGACAGCGAGACAATCTCTATTGCACCAGAAGATATTGTCTTAGATGATGTTCTCTTGCTGTCTGCTGGCGAACAAGTTCCTAGTGATGCTATTGTTTTAGAAGGTATAGCCGAGGCAAACGAGGCCATGTTAACCGGTGAAAGCGACTTGATTGTGAAAAATACTGGGGCTGAATTATTGTCTGGTAGCTATCTAGTTAGCGGACAGATTTATGCAAAAGTCATCCATGTTGGCGCAGAAAACTATGCCAATAAGCTCATGCTTGAGGCGAAAACTCACAAACCTATCGTCTCTCGTATTCTTTACAATATGGATAAAATTGCTAAATTTACAGGAAAAATTATCATTCCATTCGGACTTGCTCTTTTTCTAGAAGCCTTTTTCATCAAACTTCTTCCCTTAAAAGACTCAGTTATTACCAGCTCTACTGCCCTACTAGGTATGTTACCAAAGGGAATTGCTCTGCTGACCATCACTTCTCTCTTAACTGCTGTTATCAAACTGGGAATGAAAAATGTCCTCGTACAAGAAATGTATTCCGTCGAAACACTGGCCCGAGTTGATGTTCTTTGTTTGGATAAGACCGGAACGATTACTCAGGGGAAAATGACCGTCGAAAACCTGCTTCCCTTAACCAACCATTATTCACTTGACACTATCCAACAGATACTCGCTACCTATATCCAGACAAGTGAGGATACTAATTCAACAGCTCAGGCCATTCGAAAAGAATATGGTGATTTAAAGCACCACTATAAAGCTAGTCACATCATCCCATTTTCTAGTGATAGAAAATGGGGGGCAATGACAATAGAAAACATTGGTCACATTTTTCTAGGGGCACCAGAAATGTTACTAACACAAAATCCTCCTTCTGTTTCTGAGGCACAGGCTCGTGGTTCCCGTGTCCTGATTCTTGCGCTTAGCCAACAGTCCCTTCCTTCTTCTCAAAATCAGCTACCTGAGAATATTGAACCTCTAGCTCTATTAGAAATTGCCGACCCAATCCGAGAAGACGCCGCAGAAACACTGGCCTATCTTCGCTCGCAAGAAGTGACACTAAAAATAATCTCTGGTGACAATCCTGTGACGGTCTCACACATTGCTAAGGAAGCTGGATTTGCTGACTACGATAGCTATATCAATTGTTCCAAAGTTGACGACGAAGAACTAATTGCCAGAGCTGAAACAACCGCCATTTTCGGTCGCGTATCCCCACATCAGAAAAAATTGCTCATCCAAACCCTCAAAGCACAGGGACATACTACTGCAATGACCGGTGATGGGGTCAATGATATTCTTGCACTACGCGAAGCTGATTGTTCCATTGTTATGGCAGAAGGCGATCCCGCTACTAGACAAATCGCTAATCTAGTCCTCCTAGATTCTGAATTTCGCGATATTCCTGAGATTCTCTTTGAGGGGCGACGCGTTGTTAATAACATCTCCCACATTGCTCCCATCTTTCTTATCAAAACAATCTACTCTTTCTTACTTGGCCTTATCTGTATCGCTAGTATTGCCCTAGGTAAAGCAGAATATTTGTTAGTTTTCCCATTTATTCAAGTACAAATGACCCTCATTGGTCAATTTGTCGAAGGTTTTCCTCCTTTTATCCTAACTTTTGAACGAAATATCCGCCCCGTAGAAAAACATTTTCTCAGAAAATCTCTTCTCTTAGCCCTACCAAATGCTCTCATGGTTGTTCTCAGTGTCCTTATTTTCCATTTAATGCAAGTATTTGGATACTTAAACTTGCATGACATGCAAACCCTCTCTTATTATGTTCTTGGTTCAACAGGTCTACTGGCTGTCATTCGTGCCTGTTTGCCACTGACAAAAGCTCGACTGGCTCTTATTATTTATTCCGTTTTCGGTTTCTTCATCAGCTCCCATTTCCTACATGGTCTGATTGAAATCCACCCCTTAAACAGTCACACATTGCCAATCTATTCTGGATTAATGCTCATTTTTATCCCTGTCTTTTTCTGGATTAGCCACAAACAAGGCGCATTTAAAAACTAA
- a CDS encoding TIGR02206 family membrane protein: MSDFFSNQISEAPNLNVLEHLFLMIIWFFMLYLCFRCYQKRWFHIVFWWLQFIQIVSLYTWYIVADFPLSESLPFYHCRLAMLFILWAKPGPLKRYFAYLGLFGSLSAFIHPVFDPFAFPHLTFFTFVIGHYALTVNCMLYLLSDLEGEMLKGKEVVKYTLIMNMLILGVALLTGGNYGFLRQTPLVNSTNLPLNFFLVTCLLCFSILSIQAMLIAYLKKESKQMDSQILKK, from the coding sequence ATGAGTGATTTTTTTAGCAATCAGATTTCTGAAGCACCGAACCTGAACGTATTGGAACACCTGTTTCTCATGATTATTTGGTTTTTCATGCTCTATCTTTGTTTTCGTTGTTATCAAAAAAGATGGTTTCATATTGTTTTTTGGTGGCTTCAATTTATACAGATTGTCTCCCTTTATACTTGGTATATCGTAGCTGATTTTCCTCTTTCTGAGAGTCTTCCTTTTTATCATTGTCGCTTGGCTATGCTTTTTATTCTTTGGGCGAAGCCTGGACCTTTGAAACGTTATTTTGCCTATCTGGGTCTTTTTGGATCGCTTTCAGCCTTTATTCATCCAGTATTTGACCCATTTGCATTTCCACATCTGACCTTCTTTACTTTTGTTATTGGTCACTACGCCTTGACGGTTAATTGTATGTTGTACCTGTTATCTGATTTAGAAGGAGAGATGTTGAAGGGAAAAGAGGTAGTGAAATATACGCTTATTATGAATATGCTGATTCTAGGAGTAGCTCTTTTAACTGGTGGAAATTATGGATTTTTGAGACAGACACCTTTAGTGAACAGTACCAATCTTCCTTTGAATTTCTTCTTGGTAACCTGCCTACTCTGTTTCTCTATTTTGAGTATACAAGCTATGTTAATTGCCTATTTGAAAAAAGAAAGCAAACAAATGGATTCGCAGATATTGAAAAAATAA
- a CDS encoding transposase gives MESQDKVIESLTKTIEIMTNELSLLREQIEYLRQKLYGKSSEKVVYQPGQLSLFGEEILPEEEADLPS, from the coding sequence ATGGAGTCACAAGATAAAGTGATTGAAAGTCTAACAAAAACCATTGAAATCATGACCAACGAGTTGAGCCTCCTTCGTGAACAGATTGAGTATCTGAGACAGAAACTCTACGGAAAATCATCAGAGAAGGTTGTGTATCAACCCGGTCAGCTGAGCTTGTTTGGGGAGGAAATTCTCCCTGAAGAAGAAGCTGACTTACCCAGTTGA